TAAACTTTACTGTGCCATACATGGCTAGGACATGCAAATACATTTACCTACATCTCAAACCTCAAATTTACCTTCATTTCAaaccccactgcaaagctggattggtcaggtttattttggttcaaaattacaaaatggaggTCAACTCCCGTGTTTTGCGAACTATAGCCAAAAGAATGAAATACTGAAATACACCAGGAATTCACCCCTCGTACCAATTGGAAAGTCCAGCCAATTACGTCCAATTCAGAGGTATGAAATTTATTACACTTGACAGGTCATAAAAGAGCAAGGGTTAAAGTTTTTGCCAGATTTTAGAAATATACTTAGCAGAAAACTAGACCTTTTGGATCCAAATTCGCAcaggaaaattaaaaaaaatcaatattcagAAGAATAAATATCTTCCATAATGCTTTACGTGGATCATATTCACTTCATAAAGTCATAAATCATTCGAATCCAATTGGCGCAGTCTACAACTAGTCTAATGGAAGCCTAATGAGTGAGGGTCGTCTTTTAAACGATTTACTGCGTTGTAATCAATACATAATGCAATTATACAACGGTTAGTTTTGCGTCTATGATTCATAAATCTGACTAATTTGCTGCCTCTAAACGGTTAGTATCTTACAATAACAGTACTGTATAACGTGATCATGACATCGATATTTCGGCGCTACAACAGTTCTTCATTTACATTGATGCAATTTATGACCCGGTCACATTCGTGGAAGCACGTCGCATGATTTTGGCGTCATAGAATTCGAAACAgaccgtgacagaaccaacgaCCGACAAAGTTCTAAGAAAGTCATTTTCCGTAACAAGACATGTTTGTTACGACATATgcacggctattacaaaaatAAGCTTTTTCACGGAGTTCACTACGCATGTGTGGTCGACAGGAATCCTGGgtaatgtcaaaggtgaaggcgcGACAGACGTAAATAGTCTCATTGTTTCAATTTGCGTAACGGTGTCTGGAATGTAATGGTGCCTGCAAGTTGGCGGAGTGTTTAGTAATTAGCTTTATTTCACCTGGATATAATACCCAGAATTCATATCTCGTGCACATGCGTAGTTAACTCAGTCTGCAAAGAGTCCTataggtgcgctcccaccgcacttgtgtcaagcttgcgtcactgcggggtttaaaaaatactcaacgaatttcagagataaagaacgaattttctttctttttgtgcattttgtccttttctaagtcatacttttacgtataacgtAATATTTagattataatgaatgaatgaagacctttattgtacagttttgcccaaccgagctaagtacaggtcacaacaagtcaagagatataaagtatcacaaatctagtctaacacaaaagttcggcttcttctcgcttcttggtaatggtgaaaatgtacgactgtatgggtttagctttGGCGGTTTGTCAAAaagcatgagaaatataaaatatatattatagatAATCGGAGAAAATACTAgttacaaaacagtgacgcagtgaacgaaccccgcagtgacgcaagcttgataCAAGTGCGGTAGGAGCGCACCCTAAGTTTGCCATCGAATGGAGATCGAACGCAGAATTTGACCGGGCTCATATGGACAATTTTGTTTCACTGACGTTTCCATGTTATCATCCAATAGGTACACCATCGAAGCAACATGCCTGATGACGTTCTATAACTACCCTCACGACAAACAGTTCTGCAACGTGCCCATCTATTTACGTATGTCATACAGTTCTTATTATTCATATTACACTATATGGCTGGGCTGTTTATTCATCAATCTATTAATTATTTATTTCAGGTACGAACAGGTCAATATTTaaaaacatacaagtacatgtacaagacaacAAATAGTATATACACACagcatatcagaaaaaaaaggcattgtaaaagaaaacattagaAGTTGACTTTAGAGAACTAGATGTTTaccagacatgacagacatcCCAGGTCATGGGGTGAGTGGAAGAAGCTACTGATTTACGGGGATGTATTGTTtcttgtctatctgtctgttttCACAGTTATACATTTTCCATATGCTGGTAACCTCAGAGCGACCAATTGACACACGTGTTTGTCAATCAAAACATCAATTATATatccaactagagttcggggacctcatacctccatgaaatatttattgcttttttgtggatggtatgtatgtttatagtcggttgtatttgagagtaatggttatataatataaatgttatgggaaagtagtggtgtatttatttaatgacacagaggatgtccatctgattagtaattatcaaaatgtgacacttaattgtgtaatgtgcgtttaagaggtcgacggcatatggtagcgtggtgttccttaagcttgatgtttggcatttaaaatgtctaaggttgtcagcattattgaggttcgactatgtgcctcagagcggtgtggtgggaggaagttgggaaactcagaaagaagaagggatgtggccaactttagtcagatgatgatttgattttccaccaatatgtcataacatcagctgttcacacggtacaaaaacgagatgcacactttcctctgacagccctacaccaactgtaagatgaatacttggcgccaaccccgtctgctaacagctgtcacctcaccatctgcttggagctaagcccattaacaaacacataaagcacgatgcctgtaccaatatatctcaaatataggggtgatttctgatattattacatcaattataacgacagatacggctcccaaaatctcattgattcgagctttcatcacaccccacccacacaacaagtatgaaaccaatccatccagccgttcttgagtaatcatctacacagacagagacacataacagaaaatataacctccattccatgacatttcatggaggtaatgagctATTGAACAACACATGTAGGAAACTCTAGGTATATCATCCCTGACCCTGGTAGAATCAAGACATAAAAACCTGTGAATATTCTCTCCTCATGTTTAGGTGGGGGCGTGGTTGCTACTTGGAAATTGCCACCACTCTGGGTGAAGACTGACTCGGCCATTTCCATCAACATGCAGAGGGTCCGCTCCATGTTCCGGTTAGATCACATGGAGTCTCTCAGTTACATCTACAGCAATATGTTTCCTGGTAAGCGCTTTATGTTGATTCAATTTTGGTCAGGATTTCAATAAGTATGTCAACACCATCATATCTGTCGATCAAAAAACTTTCTGGATTCATTGACACACATATCTAGCTGAAGACGCTAGACAAATTTAATGTTACTGGGTAGTTATTCTCTTTACTCATCTCTTATCAATTATGAAATTATGCTAAAGACACAAAACCTCAGTATGGCAATTAAACGTTTTTAGTTTTATGtgtcccttttttttcttttgcatggGGCAAGTGGCGAAATTACCCAAAGATTTACGTTACACTGTGTTTTTGCATTATCTATCATCTAGATATTTGATCATCTTTTTAGATACTTTGGTTCCAATGTTGTACAAGTGACGGCGATATTATACGTCTATCGTGACTTTTTTGTTTGATCAATTGTGAAAAATATGTTGCTGGTGACGTATAAAGATTGTATCTCACTGCGCAGTTCatgggacaccggtgcggcactgcggggttcataagattgctcaacgaatttcagataaataactaattttcttacgttttgttacttttgctgtcttctaagtaatacttttgcgtattacgcaatatctagattatcaAAATAAATCGGCGAAAGTAATACagcagtgacgcagtgaacgaaccccacagtaacgcactggtgccccaagtgcagtaagatactTTCTTATGCATGTTTCGTAACTCTTTTTATTACCCAGAGGAAACGTGTATATATCAGAAGGACTTGTGTAACTACGAAGGATCTGAGAGCTGCTACAGGTCGGGACTAAGATGTTCGGAAGCAGAGAACCAGAACAACGCGTTGTGCATCAAATGCAACATGTTCGGAGGGAGGTGTAAATCGTATAAAACACCGAACTGTTCTTCCGTAATAGAGAAAGGTAGGTGAATTAGGACATGGAAAAAgaaagtgtatgtgtatgtgtatatgtatgtgtatgtgtatgtgtatgtgtatgtgtatgtgtatgtgtatgtgtatgtgtatgtgtatgtgtatatgcatgtgtatgtgtatgtgtatgtgtatgtgtatgtgtgtgtgtatgtgtacgtgtatgtgaaTACGTTTTTCTGTAcctgtgtatatgtatgtctgcGCGATTGTGTGCAACTATATACaactatatgtgtgtgtttgtgtgtatatgtgtttgattatatatgtatagtaaCTATATAACGCACACATATTATGTTAAGCATCTAGAGAGCAATCTATATTATTTTAAAACCAATTCCGACATCCcttcaaaatgaaaataaatacattCACCGACTTGTTGAACCTACCTTCAGCTCTATGATTTTACTAACGCATAACAAGAAAAGAGTGTACTCTCAGGTCCAGTAAAGATTTCCACAATGTTTATTCTTACAGTTACACCGCTGAATGTTTACCTCACGACGCTGGAGTTCAGGTTTAAGTTTACCCGACGGTTGAGCTACCACCTGCTGAAGACGTACGTCCCCTCGTTCTGCGTGGTCGGCATGTCCTGGGTATCCTTCTGGATCGACCCGTCTTCAGCTCCGGCCAGAACTGGTCTGGGAGTGACCACTGTACTGACCATTGTTACGTTGGTACGTATACTCATTAAGAAATAAAAGGAATGGATAGTACTGTTCATTCAGTGTTTAAAATGCGTTTCAAATTTAAAACTGTCAATGATGTTGAAGTCTGAGACGGAAACAGTAACATAGAATttcataaaataacattttgacaaaaaaatctagCACTTATCAACACAGACAGCGGGTAGCTAAACTTTCGATCAGATCTGTGTTTTACGTGATTTTTTATGGGTTCATGCTTATTATGCTCGATCCATTTAAGGCGGCCATCTGAGGCTATTGCACCGAAACAAGGCTAGTATGACCATAATagcctacaggagaggataaccctggctagggatagaagaacctggaggcaattctcgatcttcatgtctaccttgtccccccaacgacctggaggtcaagagaCTAGGtaggttggtaggtaggtataGTATAGGTAGGCCAGGTATTGAATTACAGCTGCCAATGGTGTTGGATTAGTTACCGACAGGGCTGTTTGCCTCCACAGAGCGGGAAAGTCGAACCAGCTCCAGAACTGAACTACATCCGGGCTATCGACGTCTGGATGCTCGGCTGCAAACTCTTCGTCATCCTGGCTCTGTTGGAATACGCATGCGTCAACTTTACCGTCCGCACACAGACGAGAAaggttagtttttttttggaaTTAGAGCGTCATATTCTTGAATGTGTTCTCAAACATTATTCAAGATTACCTTAAAATAACTTTTACTTGAAATTATCTAGAATATTTGGTTAAACAAAGGTATTTTTCACGCTTCTCACTCGACTGTAGATTGACAAAATACTTGATGGCGTCCACCAACAATCAAGCATATCTGAGGGaaaaccggaagtgacgttaTCCGCACAGGAAGAACATGGGAACGAGACCTCCTTGAACGACCAGCTCACTCAGTTGGCCAATAAGCGCAATTACAGCATGGACCACGTGTCACGTGTTCTCTTTCCAGCTGCGTACTTCGTCTTTGTGTGCACATATTTTGTTGCTTACATGTATTAGAGCTAATGAGAAAGAATGTTCAATCAAACATACGTAGTGTAAAATGGACTAATTGAGCACTTTTCTAGATATAGACACAAAATATTTGTTAATGCATGCGACATGGCTGATTCAGGGAATGGAAATGACACAATCATTGTCGTGTAGTAAGCCTAGGATTCTGAGAAAGACTTGTTGTAACAGAACAGCAGTCGTATAACAATATGACTGCTAAACATTGAACAGACAAAATGACGAAAAGGGTGAAAAGggctttatatacatgtatgttgtaaggCAGTCTTTAAAAGTAGACAATTAGTTGATAAGAGTGGGTGTGTTCGTACATAGTGCCGAATATATCAATCcttctgatatatatatatagttgcaGGTTGTAGATTTATCTGCTACGCATTTTAAAGCTTGAGGGGGGTCTTAAAAATTGCAAATGAAATTGCAATTTTTACCGTTTTTCTGCATGAGCAATATATCGCAATGTAATTATATGAATCACAGATATAAATACACAATAAACACATCAACACAACAATAGATTTGAAGAATACACTTATGTATTTGCTTGACATTTGATAAAACATACGTccactttttttcaaaacttaagTGCATCTACAAGCACTTGAAGATAGTTAAATATGTTCTTCATTCCAATTCTCGTTACACATGAAGTAATAAGCCATCGGATTGGTCTGTTGAAAGTGCTGTACTCATTTCATTGGTCCTCAGGTTTCCCAGCTACTATATAGAACGTTAGCACAAACAGATGCGTGGTTGGTAGATTATTCATAACGCACCAGTTTAGAAGGCAATTCGTACGCGTGAAACACTCCCACGGGTAAAGAGAACTACACTTTGACGACGAACGTTGATTTGAATTTTCTCAGCGTAATGTCAATCTTTAACATCCATCTCATCAACGGTGCCCAAAATTTGTCATCCAGCTTTGTCACCCACCATTTACGGGCGCCACCATGCGTCAACAGTTGGCACTACAGCTAACTCGCTGTCAGAGGTGTCAAGGAGCTCTTCTCAGCGGGCAGTGTAGATGCTGAATCGTGACTTTGACTATAGTGAAAATTGTATCTCAAATTTCCACGCTCAACTTAAGCACACTTCAGTTGATGGTGAAAGTTGGAATTCCCTAGCATTGTGTTTTAAAATTCAACACCGACCACAGCTGTGAAAAATGCAGACGCTGAGCCGCAATGAAACATGCCCATCAATGTCATTCACCAATCAAGGGCGCAACCATGCGTCAGCAGTTGATACTGCAGCTCACTCGTTTTCAGAGACGTAAGAGCTCATCCAAGCGGTCATTACAGTTGTTGACTGTCAAATTTACTGACACGT
The window above is part of the Branchiostoma floridae strain S238N-H82 chromosome 14, Bfl_VNyyK, whole genome shotgun sequence genome. Proteins encoded here:
- the LOC118430490 gene encoding glutamate-gated chloride channel-like, with protein sequence MTVKSASRNLLLLLLLIHTEATSGETIGKQKSDDVEDEFRSSKTRFDGHSTLPHVIRIPEDYDNTTRPSSSVVDIGCAAYIASLGPFLERSMKFEISFYLYCQWTDPRLNISAVIAYVDETDRKIWRPQIWPDPMSGAARADFFDKPYVTPGGLVMDGLRYTIEATCLMTFYNYPHDKQFCNVPIYLRGGVVATWKLPPLWVKTDSAISINMQRVRSMFRLDHMESLSYIYSNMFPEETCIYQKDLCNYEGSESCYRSGLRCSEAENQNNALCIKCNMFGGRCKSYKTPNCSSVIEKVTPLNVYLTTLEFRFKFTRRLSYHLLKTYVPSFCVVGMSWVSFWIDPSSAPARTGLGVTTVLTIVTLSGKVEPAPELNYIRAIDVWMLGCKLFVILALLEYACVNFTVRTQTRKIDKILDGVHQQSSISEGKPEVTLSAQEEHGNETSLNDQLTQLANKRNYSMDHVSRVLFPAAYFVFVCTYFVAYMY